The Pedobacter africanus genome has a window encoding:
- a CDS encoding ATP-dependent DNA helicase gives MDKAAIIQASYEFVPTAEQLDFCREMASFLSRGLNDQCFILRGYAGTGKTTSVAALVKALPQFKVRSVLLAPTGRAAKVMGNYTGKKALTIHKKIYRKRAAVGTDLSFQLAPNLAEHTLFIVDEASMIADEWISHTGSSFLKDLIEFAYNGKNCAVVFVGDTAQLPPVGSIESPALNKAYIASNFGKQVMAIELKEVVRQEKKSGILANATMLRRMISALEKDEEGKIALPKFMTKTYKDIFRMTGLKLVEGLEYAYGKFGIENCLVVCRSNKSANVYNQQIRARLLYREEELTGGDQIMVVRNNYFWLPENESAAFIANGDMARIVRVRKTEERYGLRFAEVQLEFIDFQELGAITCKVMLDTLTIDAPNLSYEQNNQLFEQLNIDYEHIKNKRERYNAIKEDPYYNALQIKFAYAVTCHKAQGGQWDAVFVDQGYLTDEMVDMDFLRWLYTGVTRARRELFLVNFAAKLFSAPAEEQF, from the coding sequence ATGGATAAAGCGGCAATAATACAGGCTTCTTACGAATTCGTACCCACAGCAGAACAGCTTGATTTTTGCAGGGAAATGGCGTCTTTTTTATCCCGGGGGCTGAATGATCAGTGCTTCATATTAAGGGGGTATGCAGGGACGGGAAAAACCACCTCTGTAGCAGCGCTGGTAAAAGCATTGCCACAGTTTAAAGTGCGTTCGGTATTGCTGGCACCAACAGGAAGGGCGGCAAAGGTAATGGGCAATTATACCGGTAAAAAAGCGCTTACCATCCATAAAAAAATATATAGAAAACGTGCTGCTGTTGGTACGGACCTGTCTTTTCAGCTGGCGCCTAATCTTGCGGAGCATACCCTGTTTATTGTAGATGAAGCATCTATGATTGCAGATGAATGGATTTCACATACAGGATCCTCATTTTTAAAAGATCTGATCGAATTTGCATACAATGGTAAGAATTGTGCAGTGGTCTTTGTGGGCGACACCGCACAGTTGCCGCCGGTTGGCAGTATTGAAAGTCCGGCATTAAACAAAGCTTATATCGCATCAAACTTTGGCAAACAGGTGATGGCGATTGAGCTTAAAGAAGTGGTAAGACAGGAGAAGAAATCGGGTATCCTGGCCAATGCCACCATGCTGCGCAGGATGATCAGTGCGCTGGAAAAAGATGAAGAAGGTAAAATCGCATTGCCGAAATTCATGACCAAAACCTATAAGGATATTTTCAGGATGACCGGTTTAAAGCTGGTAGAGGGGTTGGAATATGCTTATGGTAAATTTGGCATTGAAAACTGCCTGGTGGTTTGCAGATCTAATAAATCGGCAAATGTATACAACCAGCAGATCAGGGCCAGGTTGCTTTACCGAGAAGAGGAGCTAACAGGAGGCGATCAGATTATGGTAGTGCGGAACAATTATTTCTGGCTTCCTGAAAACGAATCGGCAGCCTTTATTGCAAATGGTGATATGGCCAGGATTGTCCGGGTAAGAAAAACCGAAGAGCGGTATGGTTTGCGTTTTGCCGAAGTGCAGCTTGAATTTATTGATTTTCAGGAACTTGGTGCGATTACCTGCAAGGTGATGCTGGATACACTTACGATTGATGCACCCAATTTGTCCTATGAGCAAAACAATCAGCTTTTTGAACAGTTAAATATAGATTATGAGCACATCAAAAATAAGCGGGAAAGGTACAATGCAATTAAGGAAGATCCTTATTACAATGCATTGCAGATCAAGTTTGCTTATGCCGTTACCTGCCATAAAGCGCAGGGCGGGCAATGGGATGCTGTATTTGTGGACCAAGGCTATCTAACCGATGAAATGGTAGACATGGATTTTTTAAGATGGCTATATACCGGAGTAACAAGAGCCAGAAGAGAATTATTTTTAGTAAATTTTGCGGCTAAACTATTTTCTGCTCCAGCAGAAGAACAGTTTTAA
- a CDS encoding MCP four helix bundle domain-containing protein: protein MRFAYSVKQKMKIAVLLFCIMACTLLIRFLEDKSVKSMNESFVSMYNDRLIPAADLFYVAEKAYLKKSLFEDALYEPEHLFSVDKLQAQLAALNTSIDSLIQKYSKTLLVKQEKEQLIHLKNGLGSTVEVEHKILAAAKVQGLAAARVLYETEGRESSRTTIKKLSELMNIQKQVGEELIKDSAFMVSGNKIYSAFQVVLAIVIGILIVGIVFTSNVVKISNDKFNLN from the coding sequence ATGAGATTTGCATACTCTGTTAAACAAAAAATGAAAATTGCGGTACTGTTGTTTTGTATCATGGCTTGTACCTTACTGATCAGGTTTTTAGAAGATAAGAGTGTGAAAAGCATGAACGAATCCTTTGTATCGATGTATAACGATCGGTTGATCCCGGCAGCAGATTTGTTTTATGTAGCTGAAAAGGCCTACCTGAAAAAGTCGTTGTTTGAGGATGCTTTATACGAGCCGGAACACCTGTTTAGTGTCGACAAGTTACAGGCGCAGCTGGCCGCACTGAATACCTCTATAGATTCATTGATACAGAAATACAGCAAGACCTTACTGGTGAAGCAGGAAAAGGAGCAGCTGATACATTTAAAAAATGGGCTTGGCAGTACAGTAGAGGTAGAACATAAAATCCTTGCTGCTGCAAAGGTCCAGGGGCTTGCAGCAGCAAGGGTGCTTTATGAAACAGAGGGGCGTGAATCTTCCAGAACGACCATCAAAAAACTTTCTGAGCTGATGAACATTCAAAAGCAGGTGGGTGAGGAGCTGATCAAGGATTCAGCCTTTATGGTATCCGGCAATAAGATTTACTCGGCCTTTCAGGTCGTACTGGCCATTGTAATCGGGATATTGATTGTTGGTATTGTATTTACCTCTAATGTAGTGAAAATCAGTAATGATAAGTTTAACCTGAATTAA
- a CDS encoding sensor histidine kinase has product MLSFYTYQTPNQYAQAFKEAYSIINVKQVRVLSSIYFFVSATVRLLSLLSYEGLSSMANYSEYSFNNWLTITGSLGFLLLSNHALKSGRWTTTSRNILIVTCCCFILTTTFAVSYIFSLHNPKNTLAVFLIGIMMVSLFFALEVKQIIILSLYVFLLFGLTLVLPGLNLTDQVFNFMAAFILVVALYTFSRYSYYFKSKHFTRLKQLEERNLEVQLLNRQKSEILGFVAHDLRNPLNNIEALTRIVLEESQQQNNTEIQLILSSTRQAKHIIDDLLEIAQNNKAPFQLQTTNIITFMNNICSNWQKNLNNERRIVFSCNEQELTSAVNPSKLTRVIDNLIGNGLKFSNSESPINIEVRKSADACIIRVTDFGIGIPAHLQQLLFDQFSKAGRPGLKGEKSIGLGLHISRQIIEQHGGSLTVDSQENQGTTFQITLPFIAA; this is encoded by the coding sequence TTGCTTAGTTTTTATACATACCAAACGCCCAACCAATATGCCCAGGCCTTTAAGGAGGCCTATAGCATTATTAACGTTAAACAGGTAAGGGTTTTAAGCAGTATTTACTTTTTTGTTTCGGCTACGGTAAGGCTGCTTTCATTGCTCAGCTATGAAGGCTTATCATCAATGGCCAACTACTCGGAATACAGCTTTAACAACTGGCTAACCATAACAGGCTCACTGGGCTTTCTATTGTTGAGTAACCATGCCTTAAAAAGTGGCCGCTGGACTACAACAAGCAGAAATATACTGATTGTTACCTGCTGCTGTTTTATCCTGACCACCACATTTGCCGTCAGTTATATTTTTTCCCTGCATAACCCAAAGAATACCCTGGCCGTATTTCTTATAGGAATTATGATGGTTTCCTTGTTTTTTGCACTGGAAGTAAAGCAGATCATCATCCTTTCGCTTTATGTGTTCCTTTTATTTGGCCTTACCCTGGTACTGCCTGGATTAAACCTGACAGACCAGGTGTTCAATTTTATGGCTGCGTTTATACTGGTTGTGGCACTATATACCTTTTCCAGGTATAGTTATTATTTTAAATCCAAACACTTCACCCGTTTAAAACAACTGGAAGAAAGAAACCTGGAAGTGCAGCTGCTCAATCGTCAAAAAAGCGAGATCCTTGGCTTTGTAGCGCACGATCTCAGAAACCCGCTCAACAATATTGAGGCACTCACAAGGATTGTACTCGAAGAAAGTCAGCAGCAGAACAATACGGAAATACAGCTTATTCTGAGTTCAACGCGCCAGGCTAAGCATATTATTGATGATTTGCTCGAAATTGCCCAGAACAACAAGGCCCCTTTCCAGCTGCAGACCACCAACATCATTACTTTTATGAACAATATCTGTAGCAACTGGCAAAAGAACCTCAATAACGAGCGTAGGATTGTTTTCAGCTGCAATGAGCAGGAATTGACCTCTGCGGTAAATCCTTCCAAACTTACCCGGGTAATAGACAACCTGATTGGGAATGGCTTAAAATTTTCGAATTCCGAAAGTCCAATTAACATTGAAGTGCGTAAATCCGCTGATGCCTGCATCATCCGGGTTACTGATTTTGGGATAGGGATTCCAGCTCACCTTCAACAGCTACTCTTTGATCAGTTCTCCAAAGCCGGCCGACCCGGACTTAAAGGTGAAAAATCAATAGGACTTGGTTTACACATCTCCAGGCAGATCATTGAACAACACGGCGGCTCATTAACTGTAGACAGCCAGGAAAACCAGGGAACCACCTTCCAGATTACGTTGCCTTTTATTGCCGCTTAA
- a CDS encoding GtrA family protein, with amino-acid sequence MITIAATEFNYAFFLKLLKFGLVGFVGLIVDFSITYICKEKLKIHKYVSSSLGFSIATATNYQLNRLWTFGRHDAATMMQFGKYFMICLVGLALSNILIYLLNDKLKWNFYVAKGCAIVIVSLWNFFANYLYTFAT; translated from the coding sequence ATGATCACGATAGCAGCCACCGAGTTTAACTATGCGTTTTTTTTAAAGCTTTTAAAATTTGGCCTGGTAGGATTCGTGGGGCTTATTGTCGATTTCAGCATTACCTATATCTGCAAGGAAAAATTAAAGATCCATAAATATGTTTCCAGTTCACTAGGCTTCAGCATTGCTACAGCAACCAATTATCAGTTGAACAGGTTGTGGACTTTTGGCCGGCATGATGCGGCCACTATGATGCAATTCGGAAAATATTTCATGATCTGCCTGGTAGGGTTGGCCCTAAGCAATATTCTGATCTATCTGCTGAACGATAAGCTGAAATGGAATTTCTATGTTGCCAAAGGCTGTGCCATTGTAATCGTGTCGTTATGGAACTTTTTTGCCAACTACCTTTATACTTTTGCAACCTGA
- a CDS encoding ArnT family glycosyltransferase, protein MLETKRTPKQILFVFLGAWTLINVIQAAFVEVHADEAYYWMYSRFLDWGYFDHPPMVALFIKIGDALIPSTLGLRLLTILSSTASVYLLWKMLSRYGQNIKLFILLFGSVVLFHVYGFITTPDAPLFFFTVLFLYLYQRYAEEDKFKWAFLLALVIAGMLYSKYHGILVLFFTILSNFKLLKRPSFWFIVLLAAAAFVPHIWWQIQNNYPSFYYHVIDRSSAYYKFGFTTEYLLAQLALAGPLVGWYMYRQSFRLKPDDTFIRGLKFNCFGIFIFFLISTLKGRVEAHWTLPAMIGLFMLSYIAMLRFNVPKWFERLALVNIFLIVLVRLVLIFPVGVLMKVKVVSYYFGNKTWAQEIKKKAGDAPVIFMDSFQVPSRYNYYTRSTKGFSYDSRYYRKNQYDIWPLEDSIRNKRAYFVLQYPMEGLGRIDTIQTGKGLFYGAWIDKVRIYQKLNVSLESVPASWERGAVKELQLKISNPYKESIALGNAGANWKCYLEYGFKIGPDLGEFKVAGTNLEPVTIGVGQSVLVSASLRAPLVPGKYKLLFSVRTDPFSGARNSSMIPVEIR, encoded by the coding sequence ATGCTTGAAACAAAAAGAACCCCAAAGCAGATCCTGTTTGTCTTTTTAGGTGCATGGACATTGATCAATGTCATCCAGGCGGCATTTGTAGAGGTTCATGCAGATGAAGCCTATTACTGGATGTATTCCAGGTTTTTAGACTGGGGCTATTTTGATCATCCCCCAATGGTTGCCTTGTTCATAAAAATAGGGGATGCGCTGATACCTTCTACTTTGGGTTTAAGGCTCCTTACAATACTGAGCAGTACTGCTTCTGTGTACCTTTTATGGAAGATGTTGAGCAGGTACGGGCAGAATATAAAACTGTTTATATTGTTGTTCGGGTCGGTTGTCTTGTTCCATGTTTATGGCTTTATCACTACGCCGGATGCACCATTGTTTTTCTTTACTGTGCTTTTTCTATATCTGTACCAGCGTTATGCGGAAGAAGATAAGTTCAAATGGGCATTCCTGCTGGCCCTGGTTATTGCAGGCATGCTGTACAGCAAATATCATGGTATCCTGGTGTTGTTCTTTACCATACTTTCCAATTTTAAGCTTTTAAAAAGGCCCAGTTTCTGGTTTATTGTGCTGCTTGCAGCAGCAGCTTTTGTTCCCCACATCTGGTGGCAAATACAAAATAATTATCCTTCATTCTATTACCATGTGATAGACCGGTCGTCTGCATATTATAAGTTTGGTTTTACAACAGAATATTTGCTGGCACAGCTGGCGCTGGCAGGGCCGCTTGTAGGCTGGTATATGTACAGACAGTCTTTCCGCCTGAAACCAGATGATACTTTTATCAGGGGCCTTAAGTTTAACTGTTTTGGAATATTCATTTTTTTCCTGATCAGTACTTTGAAGGGAAGAGTTGAAGCGCATTGGACTTTACCAGCAATGATTGGCCTGTTTATGCTGTCCTACATCGCAATGCTGCGGTTTAATGTGCCCAAATGGTTCGAAAGGCTAGCCCTGGTGAATATTTTTCTGATCGTTCTGGTCAGGCTGGTGCTGATCTTTCCTGTGGGCGTCTTGATGAAGGTTAAAGTGGTTTCCTATTATTTTGGGAACAAGACCTGGGCCCAGGAAATAAAAAAGAAGGCCGGTGATGCACCGGTAATCTTTATGGATTCTTTCCAGGTGCCTTCCAGGTATAATTATTATACGCGTAGTACAAAGGGATTTTCCTATGATTCCAGGTATTACCGGAAAAACCAGTACGACATCTGGCCGCTGGAAGACAGTATCAGAAATAAGCGGGCCTATTTTGTACTTCAGTATCCTATGGAGGGCTTAGGCAGAATAGATACGATTCAGACTGGTAAGGGGCTGTTCTATGGGGCCTGGATCGACAAGGTACGCATATACCAGAAACTGAATGTAAGCCTGGAATCAGTACCTGCCAGCTGGGAAAGAGGAGCGGTAAAAGAATTGCAGCTAAAGATCAGCAATCCATATAAGGAAAGTATAGCGCTGGGCAATGCTGGTGCAAACTGGAAGTGCTATCTGGAATATGGGTTTAAGATTGGGCCTGATCTGGGTGAGTTTAAAGTTGCTGGAACGAACCTCGAACCTGTCACAATTGGAGTGGGGCAGTCTGTACTGGTTAGCGCCAGCCTAAGGGCACCTTTGGTTCCGGGTAAATACAAATTGCTGTTTTCTGTACGGACAGATCCTTTTTCAGGCGCCAGGAACAGCAGCATGATTCCGGTAGAAATCAGGTAA